The following DNA comes from Romeriopsis navalis LEGE 11480.
TTGTAGCTGAGCAGCTTGCACCAATCTTGATAGTGAAAGTTGGTCACTTTGTTTTTTTCGAGGACGGGCAGCAGCTTCGCTAACGCCACCGTATCCGGGGCATGGCGCGATGGGTCTTTTGCGGACGTGGCACAACCAGTAAGTAAAACAATGCTTAGAAGTAATGATAAAAATTTCTGCATTATGATTCAGTCAGATATCTTAAATTCATAGCTATTTATACTTAACCTCTGCGGCATATTCCGAATTCAAGCAGGTAAATGATGCCTGATTTGGTTGGAGATGAGGGCACCCAACGGGAGTGCCAACGAAAATCAAAACCAATATAGCAATGACAGTTCAAGCTATTGATATAAATTTACTGCGTTTAAGTCATGCTATTTGTACGGCGTGATCTAGAGTATGAGGATAGAAAAAGAACCAGACTATCAAGGATGAGAATCGCCATGGCGCGACAATTTATCCGCGGCTTTTTGGTAAAGGGAAACACTCGACTGCTTTGGTATTTAACCAACTAAATTTGGCGGGATTAAACGATATGAAGCCGTTCTGTGTGTGCCCATTAACATTGGTGCTTTATGGGATGAAAAATTTGAGGATAAGGAGTCCCAAAATTCATGGTGGTCAGGCTGATCGCTCGACTCGCGTACTGTATGAGGAATACTCAATCGATACCTGCGCCATACGTTACTCAAGTGAGCCACATACTCAAATTGATCGGTAGATTCTGGTTGGTCGGTAGATTCTGGCCCCGCCTGATCAACTATCGCTCCATGTTACTGGCCCCTCTGCTTGCAGCCGATGCCAGCCCCGTGCCAGCCCCTCGTATAAATGCGATGAAGTGTAAAGCACGTTAACACCGTCAAAGCCTAAATTGATGGCGTGGTGATGTGCCGCTGCGTAACTCAGGAACTCGGTATTGCGGCCCAGTAGATAGATGGCCACCACTTCTGCTAGCTCATGGAGTGGCAGCATATCCAGTGCATCAAATACCTCATGGGCTATCGGGGAATCCGTGGGAGCCGCGATCGTCGCACAATGGCGCGATCGTTCACAGAGATACTGAAATTCTGCCTCACGAGATTGTAGATGCGGCATCACTTGACCTCGGTATGCATGGCGCTAACGGTACTTAGTCAGACACACAAGTATTACTACTCTAAAGTACTAAAGTCCGCGCTAGTCGCATGTGCCAATATGGGCATAATTGTTAGAATGCTGACTAACCTGATTGTGTTTTGCCCTTATGCGTCGCTCGCTCGCTGTTTTTACCATTAGTGGCACCTTGCTCCTCGCCGCCGCTATACATATTCGAGCGATCGCCCAGAAGTCTCCAACGCCCCCGGCAATGACCCAATCGGTAGTGACTCATCATGCTACCGCTCAGGCAAAACGTCCGACTCAACAGCTCTCAAAGCTTGATCGGCAGGAGTTTGACTATATTCTCAAGCAAGTTAAAACGGGCAAAATTGCGACGACCGATTTTGCTATGACAATTCAGGCGATCGCCCAGGAATTTCGCGGCTACCGCTACACCGCTGATTTGTTAGACCAAGCCGAGCCAGAAATCCTCCGGCTTTCCCTCAAACAGTTTGACTGTGTATTATTCATCGAGGCGATGCTGGGGCTGACCCGGACCGTCCACAGTCATGATCCGACCGAGTCACAGTTCGTCGCGCAAATCCAAGCCCAGCGCTACCGCAATGGGCAAGTCAGTGATTATTGCAGTCGGTTGCACTATTTCTCCGAGTGGATCTTAGAAAATCAGCGCCAGGGTCGAGTCAAAGATTTAGGGGCGGAACTCAAGGGGATCCCACTGAACCGCACGCTCGACTTTATGAGTCAAAACTGGCGTAAGTATCCCCGCCAAGCCCACGCTCGCAACCGCCGCTGTATTAAGGCGATGGAGCAGCAGCTGGGCCGCGTTAACCTGCGTTATGTTCCGACCAACCAGATTCGTGCGAGTTATCCCCGGCTCAAACCCGGTGATATTGTGGCGATTGCTACCCGTATTCCAGGACTTGACGTGACTCACACGGGCTTAGTCTATCGCACCCCGAATGGTGGTACTGGAATGATCCATGCAGCACCACGTGTAGGAGTCATAGTGTCACAGGATTTACATCGCTATGTGCAACAACTAGGCAATGAGTCGATCGGCATCCTAGTGGCTAGACCCCTCGCCCCACAGGCTTTTTAAGAACCCTAACGAATCTAAAGAAAACCTTAAGTCTGGCGTCTTTAGGGTTTTGTAATGCCAGTATATACATACGTTAAAACTACTTATTAATTAGAGCTGCTTCTTAATAAAGGCTCTAGCGCATAATATTTCGGGTTGGGTGTCAGGTTTACTTGGCACCCAATTCTTTTGGGGCGGCTACTTTGCTGCTGCTAGGTAAGCTCCCAATAAAAAACCGCCCTTGAATTAGGACGGTTTCGCCAAATCACAATTTTGTAACTTGCTAGATATCTAAGTCGGACATGATCAGCTTCGGACCATAGGTTTCGATGAATTCCCGGCGCGGTGCGACCCGATCGCCCATCAAGACGGTGAATACGCGATCGGCTTCGACGGCATCTTCGATTTCGACTTTCTTCAAGGTGCGAGTTTCCGGGTTCATCGTGGTATCCCACAGTTGTTGTGGCATCATTTCACCCAATCCCTTAAACCGTTGGATATTGTAGTTGGCGTTGGCGGGGAACTCGGCAATCTTCTGCTGTAGTTCGCGATCGCTATAGCAATACTGGTGCTGACGACCCCGCTCCAGCTTGTACAGCGGTGGGCAGGCAATATAGACGTAGCCTTGGTCTACCATTTCCCGCTGATAACGGTAGAAGAAGGTCAGCAGCAGCGTCCGAATGTGGGCCCCATCCACGTCCGCGTCAGTCATGATGATGATCCGGTGGTAGCGGAGATTTGCTTCATCAAAGTCTTCCCCTCGAATCCCCATCCCAAGGGCCGTAATCAATGCCTGGATCTCGGTATTTTTATAGATCTTCGAGTCGTCGGTTTTCTCAATGTTGAGGATTTTCCCGCGCAAGGGCAGGATCGCTTGGAAGCGGCGATCGCGGCCTTGCTTTGCAGAGCCACCAGCCGAATCCCCCTCCACAATGTAGATTTCCGATTCGCTGGGGTCGCGGGAGGCGCAGTCAGCCAGCTTGCCGGGGAGCGTCGAGGATTCGAGCACCGACTTGCGGCGGACCAATTCCCGCGCCCGGCGGGCCGCTTCAGCCGCGTTAAAGGCTTGAATTGCTTTTTCTAGAATTGCTTCACCCACATTTGGGTGGAATTCCAGATATTCCATCAAGACTTCGCCAATCATCGAATCGACGATACCGCGCACTTCGGTATTACCGAGCTTGGTCTTGGTCTGACCTTCAAATTCTGGCTCTGGCACCTTGACCGAAATCACTGCGGTTAAGCCTTCACGGATGTTTTCACCCGCTAAATTGGATTGGCCTTCCTTGATCTTGTTGCGCTTGCGGGCAAAGCTGTTTAGCGTCCGGGTCAGGACGGCTTTCAAGCCCTCAAGGTGGGTCCCGCCATCCACGGTGCGAATGTTGTTGGCAAAGCCGAGGATGTTGTCGCTATAGGCATCAATACACCATTGGAAAGCGACTTCGACTTGGACGCCTTTGCGTTCGCCATTGAGGTAGATGATTTCCGGGTGAATCGGATCTTTCTCGCGGTTCATATACACCACGTATTCCCGAATCCCGCCCTCGTAGTAGTAGCTATTGGTGAGGGGATTGCCTTCGGCATCTTGGGCGGCTTCACGCAGGTCGGTGAAGTTGATCCGGACGCCGCCATTTAGGAAGGCTAATTCGCGGAACCGACCGGCTAGCACTGCATAGTCAAATTCAATGCCAGTGCTGAAAATTTCGATGTCGGGATAGAACGTGACGGTGGTACCCGTCTGCTTTTCTTTGATCTTCTCGACCTGGAGCTTGCCCTGGGGCTTACCCTGCTCGTAGCGCTGCTTATGGACTTTGCCTTCGCGCCAGACGGTGACATCCACCCAGGCGGATAGGGCATTCACCACCGAGACGCCCACACCGTGCAGACCACCGGATACCTTATAGCCACTGTCACCACCGAATTTACCCCCGGCCCCGAGCACGGTCATGACGGTTTCGAGCGCCGACTTGCCGGTTTTCGAGTGGACATCTGTGGGAATCCCGCGACCATCGTCCCCGACCGATACCGAACCATCGGCATTGATCGACACATTGATGTTTTTGCAGTATCCTGCCAAGGCTTCGTCAACGGAGTTGTCGATGACTTCGTAGACTAAGTGATGCAGCCCGCGCGTCCCGGTACTGCCGATGTACATGCCTGGGCGTTTTCGGACGTGTTCAAGTCCTTCGAGGACCTGAATTTGGTCCGCACCGTAATCTTGGGTCATACGCGCTCCGTCTTTTTGGGCTTAAAGCGATTTGGCGGGTTTAATATAGCAAATATATTCAAAATTTTAACACAAAAGCCTTGAAGACGATTTTAAGTCGGTTTCCGAGCCGGATAAAAATGTGGGTGGAGGGGGCTGAAAAATCCCTATTACCAATTGTGTCGAAATGTCGCAGGATACATGCAGTTGAGTAGTTCTATTGTACCGTTTTTGCTTGTCGTTTGTGGCGCGACGGCAAGTGGTAAATCTGGTTTGGCGATCGCCCTGGCGCAGCATTTGTCGGCTCAGGGGCGGAACTCGGTGATTATCAGTGCCGATTCGCGCCAAGTGTATCGAGAGTTTAGCATCGGAACTGCCAAACCGAACGCTTTTGAGCAAAGTCAGGTGCCGCATTATTTGGTTGATGTCTGTGACCCGACGGAAACTCTGACGGTGGCGGACTTTCAGTCAAGAGCGAATCAGATTATTCAGGACGGTCATGGGCAGTCTCCAGCCGTGATTCCGATTTTGGCTGGTGGGACGGGTCTGTATATTAAGTCGATCGTGCGGGGGATGAAGATTCCCCGTGTGCCACCTCACCCTGAGTTGCGGCGGCAGTTAGAACGCCTGGGGCAGAAGAGCTGTTATGCGATGCTCGAACAAGTGGATCCGATCGCGACAGTCAAAATTCATCCGAACGATCGTGTGCGGACCCTCAGAGCCCTAGAAGTGTTTTACGTCACGGGCATCCCCATGACCGATCAGCAGGGTGAGCGGCCACCGCGTTATCCGATTTTGCAAATTGGGTTAGACACCCCGGAAATTGACGCGCGGATCGCCCATCGCACGGCCCAAATGTTTGAGCAAGGGTTTGTAGCGGAAGTTCAAATGCTAATGGCAAAATATGGTGAGACGTTAGCCTTGCTCAATACCTTAGGCTATGCCGAAGTCCGGCAATACTTGCGGGGTGAGATTAGTGAAACCGAAGCGCAACGTTTAACGGTGTTGCATACGCGCCAGTTTGCGAAACGGCAGCGGACCTGGTTTCGTGGGACGCCCGAGATTGAGTGGTTTGATAGTAATGCGGTGGATTTAGTGGCGCGGGTTGTGGATCGCGTCGATCGGTTTATGTTGCAATATCAAGCTGGCTTGCCAGAAGTCTAAACCCCCGGCTGAATCACTGGCGGAGCCACCTGATCTAATCTGAATTGGAGTTTTGGCGGATGGGGCGATCGCGCCTCGCGAATGTTCCCTTGAAATGCCCAGCGGAGTAACTTGTGACTCAGGCAGATGATCTCTCAACCTTGTTATCACTGAATACCGAAGTGGCGATTGATCGGAATCCACTGCGGGTGAGCGGTGATCTGTTTGTCTGTGATGTTTTAAGGCAAATGGCGGGGCGATCATTGCCGCCGGCAGACGCGGCTGCGGGTGCGTCTGTGCGATCGAGCTATGCCTTAATTGTTGAGCAGGGGCAACTGTTAGGGATTTTGACGGAACGTGATGTTGTCCGATTAACGGCCCAAGGTGAAGACTTGGCGACGACTAAAGTGGCAACGGTGATGACGACGGGGGTGATTAAATCGTCGCTGGAAGAGCTGAGTCATCCGCTGTCTGTGCTGGAAGTTTTGCGTCAACATCAGATTCGGCATATGCCGGTGATTGATGATCAGGGCGAAATTGTCGGTGTTGCGACGTTGGAGCATATGCGCCAGTCGCTCAAGTTCTGGGATCTGCTGCGATTGCGTCAAGTGCATGAGGTTATGTCACCGTCGGTGGTGACGGCACCACCGACGCAGTCGCTCTTAACCTTGGTCCAAATCATGGCGGAACGACGGATTAGTTGTGTGGTGATTGCTGTGCCACATCCCGATGATCCGACCGCGCAGCAACCGATCGGGATTGTGACCGAACGCGATATTGTCCAGCTGCAAACCCAGCAATTAGCATGGGCCGATTTGACTGCGGCGGATGTGATGAGTGCACCCCTGGTTTGTATGGATGTTGAGGCCAGTTTGTGGGAAGTGCATTTGCGGATGCAAGCTCTACGGGTGCGGCGGATGGTGGTGGTTCGGCAGGGAAAATTGGCTGGCTTGATTACGCAAACAAGCCTGTTGGCCGCGCTTGATCCGATCGCGATGTATAACGCGATTCTGTCGCTCAAGGCGGAAGTCGATGACTTGAAGCAACAGCAGATGCGGCTATTGCAACAGCAGAATGCGCAGTTAGAAGTGCAGATTT
Coding sequences within:
- a CDS encoding DUF1460 domain-containing protein yields the protein MRRSLAVFTISGTLLLAAAIHIRAIAQKSPTPPAMTQSVVTHHATAQAKRPTQQLSKLDRQEFDYILKQVKTGKIATTDFAMTIQAIAQEFRGYRYTADLLDQAEPEILRLSLKQFDCVLFIEAMLGLTRTVHSHDPTESQFVAQIQAQRYRNGQVSDYCSRLHYFSEWILENQRQGRVKDLGAELKGIPLNRTLDFMSQNWRKYPRQAHARNRRCIKAMEQQLGRVNLRYVPTNQIRASYPRLKPGDIVAIATRIPGLDVTHTGLVYRTPNGGTGMIHAAPRVGVIVSQDLHRYVQQLGNESIGILVARPLAPQAF
- the gyrB gene encoding DNA topoisomerase (ATP-hydrolyzing) subunit B, encoding MTQDYGADQIQVLEGLEHVRKRPGMYIGSTGTRGLHHLVYEVIDNSVDEALAGYCKNINVSINADGSVSVGDDGRGIPTDVHSKTGKSALETVMTVLGAGGKFGGDSGYKVSGGLHGVGVSVVNALSAWVDVTVWREGKVHKQRYEQGKPQGKLQVEKIKEKQTGTTVTFYPDIEIFSTGIEFDYAVLAGRFRELAFLNGGVRINFTDLREAAQDAEGNPLTNSYYYEGGIREYVVYMNREKDPIHPEIIYLNGERKGVQVEVAFQWCIDAYSDNILGFANNIRTVDGGTHLEGLKAVLTRTLNSFARKRNKIKEGQSNLAGENIREGLTAVISVKVPEPEFEGQTKTKLGNTEVRGIVDSMIGEVLMEYLEFHPNVGEAILEKAIQAFNAAEAARRARELVRRKSVLESSTLPGKLADCASRDPSESEIYIVEGDSAGGSAKQGRDRRFQAILPLRGKILNIEKTDDSKIYKNTEIQALITALGMGIRGEDFDEANLRYHRIIIMTDADVDGAHIRTLLLTFFYRYQREMVDQGYVYIACPPLYKLERGRQHQYCYSDRELQQKIAEFPANANYNIQRFKGLGEMMPQQLWDTTMNPETRTLKKVEIEDAVEADRVFTVLMGDRVAPRREFIETYGPKLIMSDLDI
- the miaA gene encoding tRNA (adenosine(37)-N6)-dimethylallyltransferase MiaA; translated protein: MSSSIVPFLLVVCGATASGKSGLAIALAQHLSAQGRNSVIISADSRQVYREFSIGTAKPNAFEQSQVPHYLVDVCDPTETLTVADFQSRANQIIQDGHGQSPAVIPILAGGTGLYIKSIVRGMKIPRVPPHPELRRQLERLGQKSCYAMLEQVDPIATVKIHPNDRVRTLRALEVFYVTGIPMTDQQGERPPRYPILQIGLDTPEIDARIAHRTAQMFEQGFVAEVQMLMAKYGETLALLNTLGYAEVRQYLRGEISETEAQRLTVLHTRQFAKRQRTWFRGTPEIEWFDSNAVDLVARVVDRVDRFMLQYQAGLPEV